GTTCGGTAGATCGTCTACGATCACAACAACGAAACCCGTTGCGGCGAAAGACAACAGGGTACTGATGGCTACTGCAGTCAGAAGGACTAGCGAAACAACTGACACTGGGTTAGCGATTATGAGTTGAATGCTGAGGGCGAGCAGACCACCGCTTGCCAGAAGAAATACAGTCTGATGAGTTGACACAATAAGTGTCATTCTAATGTAGGCCTTCCTGATCTCTTCTTCGCTTGGATTGGGCAAAATTTGTGCCTTCCGCTTATGTCTATCGATTTGGGGCCTGACGACCAAAATGACATTGTTGCCAGCACTTTAATCCAAATTCGCGGTTTTATTTCAGAGTGAATCCGGTTTACCGTGGACTCTCCATTTTGGATTGCAATGACATGTATCGTTGGTGGGTAAAAAATGAACGGTATAGGCCTTTTGGCAATGGTCTCTGGAGTAAGCGCAACTTTTCTTGGTGGTGCTTTGTGGATAGCTCGTGAGGCTGACAAAATACTTCGCACAGAAACACGCGACAGACTGGTTCTCTGGCTGAAGGGAGCAAGCAGTTCCAGTGATTCAATCTGGTATGAAACGTTTACAAACAGTTTGGACGACTTTTTCGGCAAAAGAAATGTTGCCATTGGTGGATTCAGTTTCACATTGCTTAGGCTGAGGCGGACCGCTCTGCTGTCTGTGTTTTGCGTCACCGCGTTGTCTGTTGTGTACCTTGCAATCCATCAACAGGAAATGGAGAGCTTAACACACGGGTACGGAATACCAGTCCTAACTGCTGGTCTCGTCGTGGCTGCATTGTTCGTCAATATTCCGACAGACTACATATCTGTAATGCAAACTAGGTGGTTCCTTGCGAAGCTGAATCCTGCGCGACAAGGGACAAGAACAATGTGGCGCAAGTTCGCTTTTCTATTGTTTGCAGATTTCTTTGCTTCTGCAATCATCTACTTTGTGCTGTTCACGCTATTAGCGAACGTAATCGATGTTGTTTCTAGAGTAAGTCTGGGAACGGAACTTATGGTGGTGGCACCAGCATCCGAAGTGGTGTGGAATCTCTTAAGTGATTTTGCCAGTATCCCTAGTGTGGTAGTCGCATTCTTTGAAGGTGACGGAACAGCAGGGCTTACAGGAGCGTTCTTGCTATCAACCGCACTGACATCAGTGTGGTTGTGGATCTATATCATTGGCGTTTCGACTGTGCGCTTGGCCGGGTATTATATTGGGTTCTTGGGGTGGCTGAATATCCACTTTGAGATTGATCGGCACTTAGAACGCTATCCAATAACTTTCATTGTGTGTGCAGCCATCGCGATTGTATCTGTTTTCAACGTAGTTGGTTACGTGCTCCTAACGCTAGTGTGACGCGATTCCCTGACCCGACTGCGTAATCCGCTCTAAAATAGTATGATATTGTAACCGATCACAACCGCCCGCCCTTGAGGCGGGTTTTTCTATGGCTGAAACGAAAGACGCAGGCGACCGCCTGGCAGACTTCATTCTGGGCTGCGTTTTGGCCCTGATCATTCTCTGGAAAATTGGGGACACATTGATGGGAAAGGACGATGGAGATCGTTCTAAGGCGCTGTCAGGACGACAGCGATGTCGCCATAGGAAAACAACAGTTTCAAATTGAGATGTCCTGTGAGACGCTGATGAAAGGGGATTTGATTGGAGGCTGCAATGAGACATTTCGTTGAGAGTGAGTTTGGTGAGTCATGGGAGCATATGAGTGAGGTGTTGCTGACGAAGTTAGACGAGTTTCGGGAGCAGGTCGGGCACTCAATCATTATTTCTCCCGCGCCGGGAGCGCTTGCTCGTTTTCTAGGCCCAACAGGCAAAAGCCAGCACAATGTCGACAAGTGGGGCGAATGTCGTGCCGCTGATATTATGTCTAAGCATTTTGAGACGGACGACCATATGCGGCGTGCCTACGGTATTGCTAAGGAGATTGGTTTTACGGGCATCGGTGTCTCGATGATTTGGAGCCCTCACTGGGGGTTCCATCTGGATGTCAGACAAGGCAGGCAAGTTGGTAGCCCCGCCAAATGGGCCTACACACGGGAAGAGGGGCAGCAGAGGATTGTCGCAGTTGATGCGGTCTTCGGTGAGACTTTCATTGCCTAACTCATTGCCTGGGTAATTCGTCTAAGGGCGCAAAGTTTCTATCTAGTTGGGTGTTTTGCAGAGCTGCCGGAGTTGCCGTGATCACATGAACGTGTGAGGAGTGTGAAAGCCGCCCGAGATTGGTTAGGGTTTTCCAACTATTGAAATTGGGCGACCCGATAGGCACTTAGTGCCCCATCGGTAATCAACAGGGCAGGAGCACTTCATATGAGCAATGCAGACGTTTACGTACCACCAAAAGTTTGGACATGGGACAGTGAGAGTGGGGGACGGTTTGCCAACATCAACCGCCCCATCGCAGGTCCAACCCAGGAGAAAGAACTGCCGGTCGGAAAACACCCATTGCAGCTCTATTCACTTGCGACACCGAACGGTGTGAAAGTAACCGTCATGCTTGAAGAGCTGCTGGCGCTTGGACACAAAGGGGCAGAGTACGACGCCTGGCTTATCAATATTGGTGAGGGTGACCAGTTTGGCAGCGGCTTTGTTGACATAAACCCGAACTCCAAGATCCCGGCGCTCATGGACCACAGCACTGAGACGCCGACACGGGTGTTCGAATCCGGTGCAATCCTCTGGTACCTGGCCGAGAAGTTCGATGCCTTCCTGCCAAAAGATCACAAAAAGCGCACGGAGTGCATGTCCTGGCTTATGTGGCTCATGGGCAGCGCGCCTTATCTCGGCGGCGGCTTCGGTCACTTCTACGCCTACGCGCCAGAAAAGTATGAGTACCCAATCAATCGCTTCACGATGGAAGTAAAGCGTCAGCTCGATGTGTTGGATCGTCACCTGGCCGACAATCAGTTCCTGGCTGGCGATGAATACTCTATCGCCGACATGGCGACGTGCCCGTGGTACGGAGCATTGGCCAAAGGTCTGCTTTACGAGTCCAAAGAATTCCTGGATGTCGCCTCCTATAAAAACGTGAACCGCTGGACCGACGAAATCTTCACGCGCCCAGCAGTGAAACGCGGCCAGAAAGTAAACCGCGTGTGGGGTGAGGAAAACAGTCAGGTTCCTGAGCGTCACGACGCAAGCGACATCGACGCCAAAGACTGACCTTGAGAGTTAGGGTGTTCTACTTTTTGAGGATCATGGATATCCCAACAAGCAGGGCACCCAATGCTGCAAGGCTGGCCGACGCCAGAAACGCATAGGCTCCAAACATCCCCGCGAGCCAACCAAAAGAAATCAATGCCAGGATTGCGACACCGGATTGCAAAATCCCAAAGAAACTTTGGGCCTGAGCTGCAATGCTCTCGTCGGTAGTATCAGCGATGAAATGGGTGCAGGCGAGGAACCCCAGCGCATAGGTGAGCGCCTGAAGAAGCTGCAACCCGAAAAGAACGGGAACAGACGGCGAAAAGGCGAAAGCGGTCCACCGAACCACAGCAACCAAGCATGATGTTAGGATGAGCGCACGTGGTGTGATGCGACCCGCGAAGCGTTTGAACCCGATAAACATCCCAAGCTCAGCAATACTGCCAACGACGATCAGGAGTCCGATTGTGCTCTCGGAGATACCCTGCTCGTGCCAGAGAAGGCCGAGGAAGCCGTTCAATACAAAATGGGTAGAGTGGACCAAGGCCCAACCGAAAAGCGGAAAGAGAAACCATGGGCGCAGAACATTGCGTAATGAGCCTGTGCGCATTGATGCTTTGAATGTCTCTTTGGCTTCACGAAACTGCGGCAGCCCAAAAGCCGTGGCAGCTCTCAGCAATGACAGGCCAACAAAGACCGGTACAAACGCAGTGATACCGATCTCTGCGATGGCGAAACCCGCAACAAAAATCGTGAGCATGTAGCCGATAGTCTTCCAAGCATAAAGATGACTGAATTCAAATCCTACCCGTCGTCCAAGTCGGATGGAGGCAGCATCGACGACAGGCAAGATGGCCATTTGAGAAACAACGCATGCTGTCCAAACGATCAGGATGCCCACAAACCCTTCGGCAATGAACAGGCATAGAGGGAGAACGCCGGACAGGAACGCGCCGACGACGATGACGGGACGCCAGTCTGGCGCTTGGTCAGCAATACGCCCAACCCTGACTCCAAGAAACAGGAGGACCAAAAGAGGGGTGGACGTAACAATGCCGATTTGGTCTGGCGAGAGGCCTTGAGAGGTAAACCAGATGCCGGCGAAGGCATTGATCACCCCCACACTCATGGCCTGAAAGAAGTAGTAGTTTGTTACGCGGACTGCAGGCGTGAACCGCAGTGACGGGTTGAAAAGAAACATTTTTGAGAAACCAGAAAGAGCGCGACGTGAATATGCGCGCTTGGCCCGATCTTGCGCGGAGCAACGGGCGACACACCTTCAAGCCCACGGAAGGGTGAAGGTGGATGAGATCTTTTCTGGCGACTTATTTTAGCATGCCGTCACTTTAGACAGATATCGTGTCCTCAGCAAACGGCATCCGGTCGACGGACAACAAGTCGGCTCAGGATATCTCTATTGGCGGCAGAAAGTTTAGGTGCCATCTGGCAAGCAGAGGCCAGAAGCTCCTCTCGATCTAGCGCCGGTGCCTCAATGCCCTGCCACGACGCATGAACAAACTGCATGGGGGTGCGACATTCGCCGTGGAGATGTGGTTCCCTTGCGAGTGTTCGAAGGTGGCTGAGAAGGTCATTGTCTTTCGGGTGTCCTGGAAGGCGGGCCAAATAATGTCCAAGAGCCAGCCGGTCGTCTGTACCCGGATTGGTTTGATCCAAATCCAGGATGAAGTCAGCATGGAGCACACCGTTTGCTAGAGCATTTGCATAGGCCTGCCAAAAAAGCGGCTTGATCCGATCGTCAGAGATCTCAGCTATCTTACGTTTGAATGTTCGCTCAGTTCTTACCCGTTCAAAGAACGAGAGGTCGGCGATTTCTGGGAACGCCTCGTTCGTTCCCTCCGGTTCAGACATTGAATAGATATAGAGGAGCTTTGCGAAGAAGTAGCTCCGCCGGGCTTTTTGTGATTCCCAGGTTGCACAAGGATTGCGGAGCGAAAAGATATGGACGCTTTTCGGGAGTAGGTCCCTGAATGTCCTCATCCGTCCCCAGCTGCGATTGAGGCAAAAGACTGGTATCTTGTCCTTGGACCTGGCGAATTCGGCGAGAAGCTGGAAATAGGCCCGCAACTCTGAGAGGCCTGTCATGCTGACCTCAAAGAATTCGCCATATGAGAGGTGTGCCGGGAATGCAGGGGCCCCGTGGCGGGGCGCGAGCAACTCGCAATATTCAAAGAAGTAGGGTTTTGTGAGGCCTTCATGGCCCATGCGCCGGACATCGTCGGGATCGTACCGCATGGCTTTGCATTTGGTCATGGTGCGCAGCCCCTCATGAAGGGGCTCATAGAAACACATGAAACGCGGGTCAGCGCGAAAGGCGGTGAAGATTGCAGTGCTGCCGGTGCGCCACTGCGCATGGCAGAAAACAGCCGCAGGCAACGGCAGGAGGGGGCGTGTCATCGGGTGTTTCGTTCCAAATGCCCAATCGCGCTGCAAACAAGACGCTGATTGGTGAGGTTCACGCACACCAGCGCGGTGTACGTGCCTCATCCCTCGTTAGTTCAACGCATCGCAGAAGATTTCCCGTCGTTTGAAGGACCAGTTTTTTTCTGCAGACCTTGAAAGGGCGCGCAACGCTGGCTTGGTCAGGCCGCCCGATCAGGTGACTAGATCAGGTGAATCGCCAAACCAAGCGATGATTTACCCCTACAGTCAGGTTGATCATGAGGTTCAGCCATCAATTGGAAGGCCTCAACCCTAGGCTTCATAAGGAGAAGCAAATAAACGCGGAAAACAGCCATTCGCTGCTTGACAGCTTCTAGGGCCTGCCGTACATCACCGCATCCCCGAAGGCGTTTCGCCTTCGATTTAGGGGGTGTAGCTCAGCTGGTTAGAGCGCTGGCCTGTCACGCCAGAGGCCGCGGGTTCGAGTCCCGTCACTCCCGCCATTTTCTAATGACCTAGCCGTGACAGGGCTGGTCATCCCAACTTTCAAAGCCCGCTCATTCCATTTTTGAGCTCCTTGCAAGCTGGTCCTGCGAGTGGTTCTTAAGCCCTGTCGCCTGCGCGGCAAAAAGCCTCAAAAATCTGTGCATTTTAGCGTGTTTTTGACGTGCTCAGTCGTTTGACTTGGGGCAGGCGAGGGCTATACTCCGCGCGATTTTAGAGGGGCAACACGCGAGAATCACTCAAGTCTTCGCAGACGCGAAACCACTGCAGTGATTTCCGCCGACAGGTCAGGCCAGACCACCACACTGGGCCAGACCATTCAGGTGCTGAAAATGGAACAGCTCTTAAGCGAGTATCTGCCGATCGTGATTTTTCTCGGTCTGTCGGCCGTCATATCTATTGCTTTATTGATCGTCCCATTTGTGATCGCCCCGTCGAACCCGGACCCGGAAAAACTCTCAGCATATGAGTGTGGGTTTGAAGCCTTCGACGACAGCCGCATGCGCTTTGACGTGAAGTTTTATCTCGTCGCAATCCTGTTCATCATTTTTGATCTGGAGGTCGCTTTCCTCTTCCCCTGGGCGGTGTCGCTTGGCGATGTTGGTCTGTTCGGGTTCTGGTCAATGATGGTGTTCCTAGGGGTTCTGACAATCGGCTTTATCTACGAGTGGAAGAAAGGCGCCCTGGAATGGGATTGAGCGAAATGGGACTGAGCCTTTTTCTCCGTCAGATGTGTGGAGTGCGCGTATGACCAGTAGTCCAATCATCACCGAAGCCCCAAAGGGCGTCATTGATCCCAAGACTGGCGCGCCGGTTGGAGCTGATGACCCTTTCTTCAAGCAGATGTCGGATGAGCTTGCTGACAAGAACTTTCTGGTCACCTCGCTGGACAATTTGATCAACTGGTCCCGGACCGGCTCACTGATGTGGATGACCTTCGGTCTGGCCTGTTGTGGCGTTGAGATGATGCAGACCAACATGCCCCGCTATGACCTTGAGCGGTTCGGAACTGCACCCCGCGCCAGTCCGCGCCAGTCCGATGTGATGATCGTGGCCGGAACACTTACAAACAAAATGGCACCTGCACTCCGCAAAGTTTATGACCAGATGCCTGATCCCCGCTACGTGATCTCGATGGGATCGTGTGCCAATGGCGGTGGCTACTATCACTACTCCTATTCGGTCGTGCGCGGATGTGACCGGATTGTTCCCGTGGATATTTATGTGCCTGGATGCCCACCATCTGCTGAAGCTCTGCTGTACGGCATTCTTGCCTTGCAGCGAAAAATCAGGCGCACCGGGACGATCGAACGTTAGAAGAATACCGCAAGGGTGAGGCCTGCTCGCCGCGGTGACAACATTGTTAGAGATGCCAATTGTCTGAGAAAAACGACATGGACGAAAGTCTGCAAGATCTAGGGGATCATATCGCCGCCGGTTTGGGTGACGCGATTGTCTCGTCAGAGATCGACCGCGGTGAACTGACGCTGACGACCAGCGCGGACAAAATCGTCAAGGTTCTCAAGTTCTTGAGAGATGACCCGGCATGCCACTTCTCTGTTCTTGTCGACATTTGCGGTGCAGACAATCCAGGCCGCGCCAGACGTTTCGATGTTGTCTATCACCTGCTGTCCATGCATCAGAACCAGCGCCTGCGTGTGAAACTGGAAACGGATGAAGAGGCTCAGGTGCCTAGTGTTGTTGGGGTGTACCCCGCAGCCAACTGGTTCGAGCGCGAGGCTTTTGACCTCTATGGTATCCTCTTTTCGGGTCATCCTGATTTGCGGCGTATCCTGACCGATTATGGATTTTCTGGACATCCACTGCGCAAAGATTTCCCGCTCACCGGCTTTGTTGAAGTCCGTTATGACGATGAGCTGAAACGGGTGGCATATGAGCCCGTGAAACTCACGCAGGAATTCCGGAATTTCGATTTCGAAAGTCCTTGGGAAGCAGCTGAATATCTGCTGCCGGGCGATGAAAAAGCATCTGAGGGTGAAGGATAGTCCATGGCCGAGTCTCAGATTAAAAACATCAACATTAACTTCGGGCCTCAGCACCCGGCCGCGCACGGGGTGCTGCGCCTGGTGCTTGAGCTCGAAGGTGAGGTTGTAGAGCGGGTGGATCCGCATATCGGACTGCTGCACCGCGGTACCGAGAAGCTGATTGAGAACAAAACATACCTTCAGGCACTGCCTTACTTCGACCGCCTCGACTATGTGGCGCCGATGAATCAGGAGCATGCCTATTCGCTGGCAGTTGAAAAGCTCCTCGGCATCGAAGTGCCAAAACGCGCGCAATATATCCGTGTTCTCTATTCAGAGATCGGCCGCATTCTCAATCATTTGCTGAACGTGACCACACAGGCGCTGGACGTTGGTGCGTTCACACCCTCGCTTTGGGGATTTGAGGTTCGTGAAGAGCTGATGTCGTTCTACGAGCGCGCGTCCGGTAGTCGGATGCACGCGGCCTATTTTCGGCCCGGTGGTGTCCATCAGGATCTGCCGCCAAAGCTCTTGGAAGACATTCACGCCTATTGCGACTTTATCGAGAAGATCGTCGATGATGTGGATGCACTCCTCACTGGCAACCGTATTTTTAAACAACGCAATGTGGACATTGGCAATGTGTCCGCTGAAGACGCACAAGCCTGGGGCTTCTCTGGCGTGATGGTGCGCGGATCTGGCATGGCATGGGACCTGCGTCGTTCGCAGCCTTATGAATGTTACAGCGATCTTGAGTTTGATATTCCTGTCGGCAAGAACGGCGACAATTTCGATCGTTACCTCATCCGCATTGAAGAATGTCGCCAATCCGTCCGGATCATGCGTCAGTGTATTGAGCAGATGCCGGAAGGTCCGGTGGTCACGAGCGACGGCAAGATCGCGCCGCCGAAACGTGGTGACATGAAGAAGTCGATGGAAAGTCTGATCCATCACTTCAAGCTCTACACCGAGGGCTATCATGTGCCTGCCGGTGAGGTGTATGCCGCCGTCGAAGCGCCGAAGGGTGAGTTTGGCGTCTATTTGGTTTCTGACGGGTCGAACAAGCCAAGCCGCTGCAAAATTAAAGCGCCGGGCTTTTCGCATCTACAGGCAATGGATTTCTTATGTAAGGGCTACATGCTCGCTGACGTCTCAGCGATCCTGGGCTCACTGGACATTGTGTTCGGGGAGGTTGACCGATGAGTGTGCGCAGACTGGACCCGAACCAGCCTGACAGTTTTGAGTTTACGGCTGAAAACAAAGCCTGGGCTGACGGTCAGATCAAAAAGTACCCGGACGGCAGACAGGCCTCTGCAATTATTTCGCTTTTGTGGCGCGCACAGAAGCAGGCAGGTGGTTGGTTGCCGGAGCCGGCAATCCGGTACATTGCTGACTATCTAGACATGCCGCACATGCGGGCGATGGAAGTCGTGACCTTCTACACCATGTTCAACCTGTCGCCGGTGGGTGAGCATTTTGTTCAGCTCTGTGGAACGACGCCTTGCTGGTTGCGCGGGTCTGATGATCTGAAAGCAGTCTGCAAAAAGATGATCGGCGACGAGAAGCAGGTTTCAAGCGACGGCAAACTCTCCTGGATGGAAGTTGAGTGCCTTGGAGCATGTGCTAACGCACCCATGGTGCAGATCAATGATGACTTCTATGAAGACCTGGACGCTGGGAATTTTGAGAAACTTCTAACGGACCTTAAGGAAGGACGGCCTGTAAAGGTTGGCCCTCAGAACGACCGCAAAGGGTCTGAGCCAGCAGGCGAGCTGACAAGCCTCACCGAAGTGGGGGGAGCAGACTGATGTTGCGGGACAAAGATCGCATCTTCACCAATCTCTACGGCCTGGATGACTATGGCCTCGAAGGCGCTCGTCGTCGGGGTGATTGGGACAATACAAAAGACCTTATTGCCAAAGGCCGCGATTGGATCATCGACGAGATGAAACAATCGGGCCTGCGTGGTCGCGGTGGCGCTGGCTTCCCGACCGGACTCAAATGGTCTTTCATGCCAAAAGAGTCAGATGGCCGTCCACACTACCTCGTTGTGAACGCAGATGAGTCTGAGCCTGGCACGTGTAAAGACCGCGAGATCATGCGGCACGATCCGCATAAACTCGTCGAAGGCTGCCTCGTTGCTGGTTTCGCCATGGGCGCAAATGCCGGATACATTTACGTGCGCGGCGAGTTCATTTTTGAGCGCGAGCAATTGCAGCGCGCTGTCGATCAGGCATATGACGCGGGCCTCCTGGGTAAAAACGCGGCTGACAGCGGGTGGGACTTTGAACTCTACGTTGTGCATGGTGCCGGTGCCTATATCTGCGGTGAAGAGACCGCGCTCATTGAAAGCCTTGAAGGCAAAAAAGGCATGCCGCGCCTGAAGCCGCCATTCCCGGCAAATGTTGGGCTCTATGGCGCACCGACCACCGTGAACAATGTGGAGAGTATCGCAGTTGCGCCGACGATCCTGCGTCGTGGCGCCTCCTGGTTTGGGGGGCTTGGACGTCCGAACAACACGGGAACCAAAGTCTTCTCCATCTCCGGTCACGTCAACAATCCGTGCAATGTGGAAGAAGAGATGGGCATTCCTCTAAAGGAGCTCATCGAAAAGCATTGCGGTGGCGTTCGGGGCGGCTGGGACAATCTCCTCGCGGTTATTCCGGGCGGATCTTCTGTTCCCCTTCTGCCGAAAAGTATCTGCGACACCGTTCTCATGGATTTTGACTCGCTCAAAGATGTGCAGTCCGGTCTGGGGACAGCCGCCGTGATCGTCATGGACAAGTCCACCGATGTGATCAAAGCAATCGCCCGTCTCTCTGCTTTCTATAAGCACGAGAGCTGCGGCCAGTGCACTCCGTGCCGGGAAGGAACCGGCTGGATGTGGCGCGTGATGGAACGCCTTGTCACCGGTGAGGCAGAAGTCGAAGAAATTGAAATGCTGTTGGATGTAACAAAGCGTGTGGAAGGCCACACAATTTGTGCCCTCGGCGATGCGGCCGCCTGGCCCGTCCAGGGGCTGATCCGGCATTTCCGGCCAGTGATTGAAGAGCGTATTGCGGCCCGCAAGGCGGGTGGTGCAGCGCCGGTAGCGGCGGAGTAGACCCATGCCAAAACTCACAGTGGATGGCGTAGAAGTGGAAGTGGAGAACGGTGTAACCGTTTTGCAGGCCTGTGAAGAGGCCAATGCCGACGTGCCACGCTTCTGCTATCACGAGCGCCTGTCGATTGCGGGCAACTGCCGCATGTGCCTAGTCGAGATCGAAAAATCTCCAAAGCCTGTTGCAAGTTGTGCCATGCCAGTTGCCGACGGCATGGTTGTTCACACCAAGACCGAAACAGTGAAACGCGCCCGAGAAGGCGTGATGGAATTCCTGCTCATCAACCACCCTCTTGATTGTCCAATCTGTGATCAGGGTGGTGAGTGTGACTTGCAGGACCAGGCAATGGCCTTTGGTGTCGACACATCACGCTTTGACGAGAATAAGCGTGCGGTCGAAGACAAAGAAATGGGCCCGCTTGTTAAGACCATCATGACCCGCTGCATCCACTGCACCCGCTGCGTACGGTTTGTGCAGGAAGTGGCTGGCGTGCCGGAGATTGGCGCGATTGGTCGTGGTGAGGATATGGAGATCACGACCTATCTTGAAAAATCGCTGACCTCAGAGCTGTCAGGCAATGTGATTGACCTGTGCCCTGTGGGCGCGTTGACTTCAAAGCCTTATGCCTTCACTGCCCGTCCGTGGGAATTGCGGAAGACAGAGACTGTAGATGTGATGGATGCAGTAGGCTCCGCCATTCGGGTTGATGCGCGCGGCAAAGAAGTTATGCGGGTGATGCCACGTCTCAATGAGGATGTGAACGAAGAGTGGATTTCTGATAAGACACGCTTCATCTGGGATGGGCTGAAATCTCAGCGTCTCGACCGTCCTTACGTTCGGGAGAACGGCAAGCTTCGCGCTGCTTCCTGGAACGAAGC
The DNA window shown above is from Parvibaculaceae bacterium PLY_AMNH_Bact1 and carries:
- the nuoF gene encoding NADH-quinone oxidoreductase subunit NuoF (Derived by automated computational analysis using gene prediction method: Protein Homology. GO_function: GO:0008137 - NADH dehydrogenase (ubiquinone) activity [Evidence IEA]; GO_function: GO:0010181 - FMN binding [Evidence IEA]; GO_function: GO:0051287 - NAD binding [Evidence IEA]; GO_function: GO:0051539 - 4 iron, 4 sulfur cluster binding [Evidence IEA]), translated to MLRDKDRIFTNLYGLDDYGLEGARRRGDWDNTKDLIAKGRDWIIDEMKQSGLRGRGGAGFPTGLKWSFMPKESDGRPHYLVVNADESEPGTCKDREIMRHDPHKLVEGCLVAGFAMGANAGYIYVRGEFIFEREQLQRAVDQAYDAGLLGKNAADSGWDFELYVVHGAGAYICGEETALIESLEGKKGMPRLKPPFPANVGLYGAPTTVNNVESIAVAPTILRRGASWFGGLGRPNNTGTKVFSISGHVNNPCNVEEEMGIPLKELIEKHCGGVRGGWDNLLAVIPGGSSVPLLPKSICDTVLMDFDSLKDVQSGLGTAAVIVMDKSTDVIKAIARLSAFYKHESCGQCTPCREGTGWMWRVMERLVTGEAEVEEIEMLLDVTKRVEGHTICALGDAAAWPVQGLIRHFRPVIEERIAARKAGGAAPVAAE
- the nuoE gene encoding NADH-quinone oxidoreductase subunit NuoE (Derived by automated computational analysis using gene prediction method: Protein Homology.) — protein: MSVRRLDPNQPDSFEFTAENKAWADGQIKKYPDGRQASAIISLLWRAQKQAGGWLPEPAIRYIADYLDMPHMRAMEVVTFYTMFNLSPVGEHFVQLCGTTPCWLRGSDDLKAVCKKMIGDEKQVSSDGKLSWMEVECLGACANAPMVQINDDFYEDLDAGNFEKLLTDLKEGRPVKVGPQNDRKGSEPAGELTSLTEVGGAD
- a CDS encoding NADH-quinone oxidoreductase subunit D (Derived by automated computational analysis using gene prediction method: Protein Homology. GO_function: GO:0016651 - oxidoreductase activity, acting on NAD(P)H [Evidence IEA]; GO_function: GO:0048038 - quinone binding [Evidence IEA]; GO_function: GO:0051287 - NAD binding [Evidence IEA]), which produces MAESQIKNININFGPQHPAAHGVLRLVLELEGEVVERVDPHIGLLHRGTEKLIENKTYLQALPYFDRLDYVAPMNQEHAYSLAVEKLLGIEVPKRAQYIRVLYSEIGRILNHLLNVTTQALDVGAFTPSLWGFEVREELMSFYERASGSRMHAAYFRPGGVHQDLPPKLLEDIHAYCDFIEKIVDDVDALLTGNRIFKQRNVDIGNVSAEDAQAWGFSGVMVRGSGMAWDLRRSQPYECYSDLEFDIPVGKNGDNFDRYLIRIEECRQSVRIMRQCIEQMPEGPVVTSDGKIAPPKRGDMKKSMESLIHHFKLYTEGYHVPAGEVYAAVEAPKGEFGVYLVSDGSNKPSRCKIKAPGFSHLQAMDFLCKGYMLADVSAILGSLDIVFGEVDR